CTAAACATGCATATTTTCTTTTAATTTAAGTTCTCTCTAACTTTCCTTCCCAACTTTTCTTTACGTGTATCTCTTAGGTCAAATGCACCATTTTTCTTATAGGAAGTACGCCATCTATTTCCTGATGATACAATGCGTTGTATGCCAATGATTTCTACATCCAATCCGCATTCTTCAAAAATAATACGAGATGGTTTTCCTCTTTCTTTTTCTTCAATAAAAATATGCTTGAATTCATCAGTGTATAGGTAATCCTTTTCGGACTGACCGATTTTCAGTATCGATTTTTTGATAGTATTTGAACTTTTTTAAGTGTCTTAATGACAGTATTTATACGATAATCACCATAATGTAAAACATCTGCAAGAGCCTCTTCTAATTGCTGATGCGAAGATGTGTGAAGAGTCCATAGCATCCATCGCCGCTTATACGATACATTTCAGTAATTACGTCCGTTTTTTCAAAAAAGTTTTGAATTTGATTATGATAGTGTGGTGCATGTAAAAATAGTGTAACAAAGGTCATAATAGAACCTTCTAGCTTCGCCCTATCGATATTTATCGTATATTTTTGAATAACACCTGCTTCTTCTAATTTATTAATTCGTTTCCCAACAGCCTGGCCAGTCAAATGTACTATCTCCCCAATTTCCTTCGAGTTCATTCTAGCATTTTCTTGTAGTAATTGTATAATCTTAAAATCTGTTGAATCAAACATGGACATCCCCTTCCTATATGAAACGAATTCTATAAAATCTTCATTTCCCCTACAGTTTTTCTCAAAAGTTTTGCACTACAATCGATTAGCTCTATTAGCAATTACATTATTATTAGCGGCTTTCCTTCTTCTTTACAGTGTATTTTTTGGATTACTCGTAGGCACTACAGCAAGCTAGCGATTTTTTATAAATATGAACAAATTTTAGGAATTAGTTTATCTTTTTTTAATGTTTTATTTAGAGGCAGTTTATAGTCAGGTATTAACATAAGAAACGTAGCAACTAAGTTCATATATGACGAACTGCTACCATAATCGCTAACCGTACTACTTGAAATCATAAAATAAGGAGACGATAAAACATGAACAAAAAAGCAAAAGCACTATCATCCGTACTGCTCGGATTCACATTAGCATTAACAGGGTGTGCTGGTACTAAAGCTGAAGAAAATCATGGGAAACAAAAACAAGAACAAGTTGCTAAAGAAACAAAAAAGGAAAATAAATTAACTAAAGGGCAAAAAATGGCTAATATTCTTAGCGAGACAAATTGGCAAGGTACACGAGTGTATGACAAAGATAAGAATGACTTAACAAAAGAGAATGCAAACTTCATTGGTCTTGCAAAATATGATGCGAAATCCGGCAGATATGAATTTTTTGATGCTAAAACAGGTGCAAGTCGTGGCGATAAAGGCACTTTCTTTGTCACAAATGATGGGAAGAAGAGAATATTGATTTCAGAATCAATGAAGTATCAAGCTGTCATTGACATGACAAAACTAAATAAAAATGTATTTACTTATAAACGAATGGGGAAAGACGCTAACGGTAAAGATGTAGAAGTTTTCGTTGAACATGTTCCATATAAAGAAAAAGAACTTTCTTTCACTGATCCGGACAAGCAGCTGAACACGACTACAGGGGATATTATTAAAAACGTTGATGGAGATAAAATTTTAGGCGGTACCCTTTGGCACGGAACAAAGGTATTAGACGAAGCTGGTAACGATGTAACACAGTTTAATTCGAATTTTATAAGTTTAGCAAAATTTGATGACAAGTCTAATAAATATGAGTTTTTCAATAGCGAAACAGGTCAAAGCCGCGGTGATTATGGCTACTTCGATGTTGTACACGAAAATAAAATAAGAGCCCATGTTTCAATTGGAAATAACAAATACGGTGCTGCTCTTGAACTTACTGAACTAAATAAGAATAAATTTACGTATAAAAGAACTGGTAAAGACCAAGCTGGTAAGGATATAACTATATTCGTTGAACATGAACCTTATAAAGGTGATATGAAACCACAATTTAGTTTTTAAATACGTTTGATTAAAGATCCTGTACTGAGTTGCAGGATCTTTCTTATTAAGCAAGAGAACGAAAAGACGAAAAACATGTAGCTTTTCGTCTTCACAATATTCCCACCTTATAGTCGATGATTTACAAAACCTAAAAACATACCGATACAAAATAAAATAAATCCAATTAGAATTAAGGGAAGAGTGAAGCCACCCCAAGCTGGTTTATTAGCAAACGCCCTTATTTTAAAATTAATCCTCGCTAAAGACATGATAACGATACCCGCTATTGATAAAATTGTAGTTACATAAGTCATCTAGAATAATACTCCTCTTCTATATTGATTTTATATCTCTGCAAACCATCTACATAAGTGTTACAGTCCACTATTCATACATGTCATCCCAATTGTAGCAATCCAGCTTTGTGCCACATCATTTGTAAAATTCATTCTTCATTCCTAAAAAAAGACAGAACCAGACGGTTCGGTCTTTTTTGTTTTATAATAATCTCTTTTATTTTTGCTATAATACCTTTTTCTTATAAATCTTACGCTAACACAGCTTTTGATTAACTTATCCTGAAATATTATGAATTTGCGTTCAACTTATCTAAAATACCTTTATCTATTTTTGCTTGATTCACTTTAGCTATTTTAGAAACAATCCCACGGCGATCTTCCCAATCAATCAAATAATATTGATTTTTTTCCAATTCATTTTGCAAGGAAATTTTCAGTTCTCTTTCTTCCCCTTTTTTATCGTACACCTTCTCATCGTAAACATGATACGTAAGAACTTCTCCATTACTCAATTTTTCGTTTTCTACTTTAGAATCAGTCGTTACTTTTACATAATATTGTTTAGTCAAATAGTATCCATTCCCTGACTTCATATAGTAGAAAGCACCTCCTACTATAGCTAATAACACAAAAATTCTCATGATCCATTTCATATGATAATACCTAACCTTTCTATTCTACTTGTAAGATTTATACCCGTTAAAATATAAATCTTCCTTACCTTAAGTATGCTTTAACCATAAAGATGGTACAATCCAGTTTCCTTACACCCACATTACATTTTTGTAATCCTATCATTTTACAAAAGTTTCTTAAGTTGGCCCAAAACAAAGGAACATAAAGTTTTATTCCTCCAATTGCCACACTTTTAGCAACACTTGTCCAAGTAATAGGAATTTCATTTCAATCCATTTTACGTGAAGAAGTAAATCAACGCCGATTAACTATATTAGGAATTACATTATTAATCAGCCCTCATCAATCGGGCTGCCCGGCAAATAGAGGAATAAAATTTGTGACTAAGTAAAAAAGCGCCCTACTTATAGGGCGCTTTTTTTATACTTAATGACTAATACTAGCTGTTGGATATAATGTTGTTCCTCCAATTGAAACTTTTATTTCATTTGTTAATGGAACGTTTTGTTCATTAATAATTGTTCTCCACCATTCCCATGCAAGACCTGTACATTCTCTTGCTACAATTTTTATATTTTTTGAGTTCGGTGGAAGAGGGATAACTGTAGAGTAATGAGCCGTTTTGTCTTTTCCGCTACCATCCCATGTTTTATGTGTTAGTACTTCGTTACCCTTTTGGTCAAATGTGAATTCATCCCAAGATACATCAAATTGAGCAACGTAAGCACCATAATGATCAAGTGTCATTTTAGCACTTGAATATTCTGTAGTTGTCGTCTCAATATAATCTGTATTGTTATGAACAGCAGCAGTTGCATTATCTTTTAAGAAAGTACTTGTATATGAAATTGGGTATGCTGGATTTTTAAGACTTAATTCAGCATTATCTTTAATAATATTTCGGATTTCATTGAAATCTTTAGTAACAACCTTGTTATGCTCTTTCGCATCTCCGCCTAATACTACAGCAGTAAAGGTACTTTCTTCAAAAATATCTTTATACTGTCCACTTGTTTCAACGCTGTTATCCTTAAGTAAGGCTTTAAAAGCAGCTTGTACATCTTTGCTCTTAGATGTTGTTTCTAATTTTACATAAATCGTTCTACCATAAGCTACATTTGAAACCATAACAGGTGGAGCCGAATTACTTACGCCTTTTCGAGTTAACTCATCAAAAGTAACGCTATTATCAAAAAGGTCGGATGGATTGTTAGGTAGTTCAGCACTTACCGTATAAAATATTTGCTTATACGCCGCTACCATCACTTTTTTCTCTCCATTTGCAACCGCATTAAAATCAATGTTTAGACTGTTATCAAGATATTTAGCGTTAACATTAAGAGCGCTTGCGATTTGCGATTTACTATAAACCATGGATTCCGTATACTGCATTCTTGCAGGCAACGTATGTGTTGTAGAATACTTTTCATTCCAAGTAGATACTAAATCGTCTACTGCTCCAGCTACATTACCATATGTCGGATTTTGGACAGTAATTGTATTTTCTTTTCTCATGCCCGGTAAGTCTATACTAATATTCAAAGGCTTTCTCTTAGCCACTAATAAACTCGGTTGATTGTCTGCAAAAGCTTTATTTGCAAGTTGTACAGCTCCTGGATACGTGCGATTCACTACAGAATCAATAATTGAAATATCGACTGGTGACGTTGTAAGTGATTTTTTCTCGCGTTCCACTACTACAAATTTACCATTTGAATTGATACTTTCTTTCGGAACAAAACTCTCTATCTTATCACCATTTACAGCTAAAACCTCTTGATTATTATATTTAAGATTTGCTATACCAGTATCAATGCCACTAGCATTTTTGGTTACATCAGTTGCATTACTTGCTTGTGTTTCTGCGAAGGAAATAGATGAATAATTAATAGTGCATAGACTAACTAATAAACATGCAAGGAACTTTCTTCTTTTAGTGTTTTTCTTAATATTCAGAAAAATCACCCCGTTCTTTTTTTAGTAAAATATGATAATGATTGATAAATGATTGCTAACTAATAAATTTACATAAATGCTTTTAAAAGTTCTTGAATTAACGGGATTACGCCACCTACAAATTTTAAAACTGCCATTGCGATTTCCATATTATTTCCTCCTTTTTATTGCTACGAAAATATGATTTATCTTTATGCCCTCATTATAGTGACCCCTTACACTTTTATCAATACACTCTGATATGCAATATTACATATAAAAAAACAAGCTGAATTCTTTTGAAAAATTATACAGAGATATTTTTTCCACTTGGTACATACTTGAAAAGGTGAAGCATTCTTTTGCATTTTATGAGTAATCACATAAAAAAAGCTGCTGCCTATAAAACACAGACAGCAACTTCAACTAGAGTGTCTTGCATAATCTACGCAAGACATTTTATAACTAATAAACTGCTATTGGCCCATAAGGACCATTAATAATTTCTATTTTTGTTTCAAAAATATCTGTCAAAAGTGTTGAGTCCATAACCTCTTCTACTGTTCCAAAAGCAGCAATTTGTCCATCTTTCATAGCACAAATTTTATCCGAGTATTTAGCTGCAAAATTTATGTCATGCATAACCGTCAAAATTGTTCTTCCAAATTCATTAGCTGCACGTCTTAAATGCTCCATCATTTGAACAGAACGAGCAACATCAAGGTTGTTCAAAGGTTCGTCCAAAAGTACATATTCCGTCTCTTGGCACAGTACCATCGCTACATATGCCCTTTGTCTTTGACCACCAGAAAGCTCATCTAAATATCTATTCTCTAAACTAGTTAAATCTAAGAAATCGATATATTTAGAAATGATAACCTCATCTTCTTTAGTCAACCTTCCCTTTGAATAAGGAAAGCGCCCAAATCCAACTAATTGTCTAACTGTAAGCCTAGTTACAAAATGATTTTCTTGTCGCAATATAGTCAAAACTTTTGCTAAGTCTTTTGATTTGGATTCAGAAACATCCATATTTGCTACCTGAATTTGGCCTTCATCCATATCTAAAAGTCTGCCAATCATCAAAAGTGTCGTTGACTTTCCAGCACCATTTGGTCCAATTAAAGAAGTAAAGCCTGCTTTTGGTATTTCAATATCCAAAGGTCCTATTTTTACCTTATCAGTATAGAACTTTTTAACATTATCAATTTTTATCATAAAGCCCTCTTCCTTAAAACTATAGTTAAGAATATGATTCCACCAAATAATTCAATAATAACTGAAACTACACCTTGAGCATGGAATACATGATACATTAAAAAGTATGCGCTCGTCATTATTAAAAATCCTATAGCAAAAGCCATCGGAAAAATATATCTATGATCATAAGTTGACGCTGCCTGATAACTCAAAGTTGCCACTAAAAAGCCGTAGAAAGTAAGTGGCCCAATTAGAGCTGTTGAAATGGACATTAAAATAGCTACTAATACAAGCGTATAAATTACACTAGGTTGGTATTTAACTCCAAAAGAAGTAGCAACATCCTTTCCTAGTGACAAAACATTCAAATTCTTAGAATGAGCAAAAATTAATACTGCTACAATTATGATCATAGGAATTACAATAGGAAAATATGCAGGATCTGCATGATTAACAGAACCAAATAATCTTGCTTGTAAAATATCAAATTCTGAAGGCGCAAGTAGTTTTCTCATGAAAGTTGACACTGAATTTAGCCCGGTACCAATAATAATTCCAACTAAAAGCATAAGTTGTAAATTCCCGTATTTACCGGAAAGTAACCATCCATAAAGTATCAAACTCATGAAGACCATAACAACAACTTGGAATAAAAATGATCCAATTCCATTAAAATTTATTAACGCACTAGCACCAAAGAAGAATACTGTACTCGTTTGAATTGCTGAATAAAGTGATTCGAAACCTAAAAGCGATGGAGTAATAATTTTATTATTCGTAATAGATTGGAAAGCAACTGTCGACAAGCTATGGCAAACCGCAGCAATAATCATTGCAACAATAGCTACTATCCTTCTCTTAACGACTGGGATAAAAGAAGGTGAATCTATCGGAACTGGATTGTTATAAACTAAAAGTCCATATGAAGAAAGAAGACCTAAAGCAATCAATGTTATCAGTAAAATCCAATAACGTCTTGCTTCCTTCTTAGACCGAAAAGCGCTAGCTGATCTACTTTCATTATGAAGGCTAGAATCGATTTCGACATTTTCTTTTTTTCTATATTCTAATGTGATCATCGTAGCCTCCTTGGTTTTCTTTGGCTCAATAAAATAGTAATAAACACGACTGCTCCCACTGTTGCAAGTATTAAAGAAACAGGTAATTCAAAAGGCTGTATAATTGTTCGAGAAATGATGTCACAGGCAGTTATTGATCCCATTCCGATCACACAAACCCAAGGTAAATTACTCCTAAGATCATCACCTCTAAACATTGAAACGATATTTGGCACAATTAATCCTAAGAAAGGTAAGTGTCCAATAACAGCTGCAACAATTCCAACTGCAACAGAGATAAGAGCAGTCCCAAAAAGAACAATTCTATTGTAATTAACTCCAAGACTTGTTGCGACATCTTCTCCTAGTCCAGCTAAAGTCAATCTATTAGCATACATAAAAATAAGAAAAGTAATGATAACAATCAGCCATAAATATTCATATCTTCCCACCTGAATGTTAGCAAATGAACCTACAAACCAAGTTTCAATACTTTGCGTCTTTTGAAAAAGGAGTCCTAAAAAAGTAGACACTGCAGAAATTACTGCTCCAAGCATCAATCCAATAATCGGAACAATTAAAGACGAACGAAGCTTAACTCTTCTTAAAAATAGAAAGAAAATCATAGTTCCTATAAAAGAAAAAATGATTGCACCAGTCATTCTTTGAACTAAAGTCGGGGCAGGAAATAATAAATACACAAAAAGCAGGCCTAAGCCTGACCATTCAATAGTCCCCGTTGTAGTAGGTTCAACAAAGCGATTCTGTGTAATGAGTTGCATGACGAGCCCTGCCATCGCCATCGCAGCTCCAGTAAGCATTAATGCAGCTGTTCTCGGAACACGAGTTATGAAAAACATCTCTGTCCCGTCCTCTTGTCCACGTATATCATAAACTCCAGTAAACAGTGATATAATCCCTAAAATTATAACAACTATAACTGCTATTATAAAAGGTTTTGTCCATATTTTATTTTGATTATAAAACTGGGGTTGAGAAATATTCTCAACCCTAGAAATCATATTTTTTGACACTGTTTCGTACCCCTTTACACTACTTAGCTAAAGTTTTTGCCATATTTCCAAATAACTCTATATAAGTTTGAATTGATTCATTCGTGTAAGTATCTTCTGGTGCATAAATAACTTGTTTTTTAGAAACAGCAGTTGTGTTTTGAAGAGCAGGTGATTTAGAAATAACATCCTTAGCAGGTGTTGACTTAGCTGCATCAGATGTTGCAGCATCACGATCTAATACGAAAATCCAATCAGGATTTGTTTGTGCAATAGCTTCAACAGAAACGTCATCACCTTTATGACCTGCAGTAGAATTTGAAACTTCTAACGCTGGAGTCCAACCGAAAATTTCATACATTGGTCCCCAAACACGACCAGAATGTGGCGCAGCAAAACCAATATTACCACCAGTAACGATAACACTCATAACTTTATCTTTTCCGTTATAAGCAGATTTTGCTTTTTCAATAGATTTATCAAAATCAGCTACTAATTGTTTAGCTTCTTTATCTTTATTAAAGATTTTTCCTAAAGTAACTGTAGAATCTTTAAGTCCTTTTACTAAGTTTTCGCCAGGCTTAGTAGCTTTCTCAGAAACATCAAAATTAAGATCAATAACTGCTGCATTTGGTACTAATTTTTTGATTTCTTCGTAATGGTCAGCAAATCTTTGACCAACAATTACAAGTTCAGGATTTGCCGCTGCAATAATTTCTAGATTTGGTTCACGGTGATTCCCAATATTTTGAACTTTTTCATCCTTTTTATATGCTGAATCAGCAGGCATGATATCCTTTGGAGCAGCCGCTAATTTAATTCCCCAATCAGATAAAGTTTCAAACGTTCTGTTATCCAAAGCAACTACATTCTTTGGGTTTACAGGGACTTTAACAGTTCCATGAGCATCAGTGATTTCAACCGTTTTTGGCTTATCACTACCATTATCTTTATTATTAGCCTTCGAAGTTTCTTTACTTGAATCTGAGCAAGCTACTAACATTAAAGTGAAAACTGCTAGAATACTCACTAATTTTAAAAGCATAGATTTTTTCATATGTATACTCCTTATAGTTTGATTTATTTCGAAAATGATGACATCCATAGATTGAATTAGAAGGTAACTTTTATTCAATTGAATCGCTATTGATAATCATTTTCATTTGAACATCCTGTTAATTAGTATAGTCATTAATTCTGTGAAAATCTTGTGAATGGTGTGAATTCATAAAATCAGGCATAGAAAGTAATATGTGAAGTCGGGTGTATTGATTAACCTTTATTCTTCAGAGCGTGTCGATTTTTTTCGAGTAGAAACTTTCAGTAGATCTGGTCTCAACTCGTCCCCTCCACACTACCCAAAAGATGCTCATTAATAGCTAATGTTTTCATAATCCATTGCCTGATAGAAATATTCTTTTTACAGTTTTCATCTATTAATATTTCTCAGAAACTATTTGATTATCACATTTAACAAAAAAACGAGTAAAACTGAATGAAATAGTTTTACTCTTTTTCTATTACCTTATTTTATCATTCAATCATTGAATAGCCTCTGCCGTGTATCGTTTGAATATATCTCTCTTTCTTCTCGCACTTTAACTTTTTTCTTACATACCCAATATATAAGTCTACTACATTTGGATTTACTACTATATTATATCCCCATACTTGATTCAAAAGCATTTCACGGCTCAATATTGTGTTTTTATTCTTGATTAAAAATACAAGTAAATCGTACTCCCGCTTAGTAAGCGAGAGGTTTTTGCCACCTTTTTTCACAATATTGCTAGATGCATCAACAAAGAGATCTTTAAACTGAAAAAAGTTTATCTCCTTTTGCTGGTTACAATCACTTCTCCTTAAAATTGCTTGAACTCTTGCTACTAATTCTTCTTTCGCAAATGGTTTTCTTATATAATCATCTGCTCCTGCTTGTAACCCTGCTACGCAATCCTTACTAGAAATATTGTCAGTCACAATAATGATCGGTGTCGTTTTAACAAGTCGTATTTGTCTGCAAATTTCTGGTCCAGATATACTTAATGAATCCCAATCCAATATGATAATATCCCAATCTTGTTCATATATTATATTTAAACCTTCGTTTTCATTGTGAAGTTTTAAAATGAAGTAACCTTCTTGCGTTAAACCGCTTACGATTTTCTTTGCTGAAGACCGTTCATTTTTAATCACCAACACCTGCTTCACCGATGGTTCACCTCTACTTCAATATAAATTATTTAGATAAAAAAATTATCCCGAAAAAATAATTTAAGATTTATAAATTTAAAACCCCTAAATAATCCATTAAAACAGTTTATTAGGAGAACTCTATATAATCTTACAATAGGTATGGATAAAAACACAAAACATATGAAGATTCGAATAAAGTGAAAAAATAATAAGAACTCAACAATTGGGCGTTTACTAGCAGCTATATTATCTACCTGCTTATCGTCAATAACCATTTCTTCATTTTCTATTTCAGGGATATCGTCCCATCAACTTCAGCATTCTATAAAACCACAAACAAAAAGAACCATAACCTTGCCAACCTGGCAAAGTTATGGTTCATATCATACATGTGACTTCAACTATAACTATAATAATAATCAATCATATGCTTTCCAGCCCTCATAGATTAAGGTTTTCAACTTAATTCAACCTTTAAACACTTCAATACAAGTCTCTACATTTCAATATTTTCAAGAGCATGTTTTAGAAATTAATACTTTATGAACGTTTATGGATGATTTATATTCTTGATGAAACTATATGATTTATTAAAAATAGACAATATTCCCTTATTGATTCAACATACCTAGATACTAATACATGTTTATCTTCCCTGAGTCTTCTCAGTATATATGATACATCCGCTTGTTAAACAATTTTTCATATAGTAGTCTATTACTTCGTCGAAATTGGTATAATTCCCTAGAAAAAAACCACATATCTTTTAGACCAGGATCCTCTCCTGTATCCTTAAAAAAACGATAAATCCCCCTCTCTTCAAGACATTTTTTCATAATTCTCCTTCGTTCAATCCCAAAGATTTCTTTAATAACTTCGACATTCTTTTCACTTAATTCATTAATCTTTAAATGACCTTTATGAAAGCAATCAATAAAATTCCTTTCTATTTTATTTAGGGATAATAATAACAACATTTGTTCAACTATACTTTCTTGAGCATATATTTCATCTCCCAAAAGAGTTTCAACACTGATTGGCATCATATCACTTAGTTTAAAGTTACAATGATGACAGTAATCTATCCTAAGTTTCGGCGATAATACGGGATTTTCCCTATGACATTCTGGGCATCTAGTTTCTAAAATACATTTATGTATATGACAAACTCTCACAAAACTTAAATTCCATAATAATCTATCATATGCTCCTGTTAAACTAACTTGATCATCCCGAAAACACATAGGACATCAAGCCTTATGTGTTTTTACATTTTTACCATATATATCTCTAGAAGCAAGGAATAGTGAAAGGGAATCAACATTTTGTTTGGTTAATTGATTTAATGCATATGTTATTTTTGAATTAAATGAGCCATGCACCCTATTAATACGATGTGAAGTATTTCCAGAGAAAGGGATTAACTTACTTACTAAACCTTGTTTATAAAAATACAAAAAAAGAGAATTTACACTAATTCTATGCACCTTACATAAACGTGTAATAAAACTAGTTAAACTCTCAACTTCACCTGCCCCTACACCTATGGGATTAAGGTTATAGAAGGCGCTTCTATTTTTAAAATATTCATGTTTTATTAATATGTCCTCCATAACTTAATTTATCTTCCAACAATATCCCTTTTCGGTTTTCGCTCTCCCACTTTTTCTTTTCCCCTTCGCCTTTCTTTCCTCTCAATCTCTGGATTATTATTAATCACTTCTTCTTTTTCCCCAAGTAATAACCTCATCACATCGTCCCCACTCCTATTTGTAAATTTCACACTCGCCTCTCCATTAATTGCCTCATCAGCTAACTTATAAGCTTGATTCGGAGACAATGCAAACTCTTTAAAATCATCAATTTTTAATTCCTCCATATGAGGATTCTCAAGTAATTTATACTCTAGCGTTGTTGAAATTAGAT
This DNA window, taken from Bacillus cereus ATCC 14579, encodes the following:
- a CDS encoding DUF4822 domain-containing protein, yielding MNKKAKALSSVLLGFTLALTGCAGTKAEENHGKQKQEQVAKETKKENKLTKGQKMANILSETNWQGTRVYDKDKNDLTKENANFIGLAKYDAKSGRYEFFDAKTGASRGDKGTFFVTNDGKKRILISESMKYQAVIDMTKLNKNVFTYKRMGKDANGKDVEVFVEHVPYKEKELSFTDPDKQLNTTTGDIIKNVDGDKILGGTLWHGTKVLDEAGNDVTQFNSNFISLAKFDDKSNKYEFFNSETGQSRGDYGYFDVVHENKIRAHVSIGNNKYGAALELTELNKNKFTYKRTGKDQAGKDITIFVEHEPYKGDMKPQFSF
- a CDS encoding YxeA family protein, which codes for MKWIMRIFVLLAIVGGAFYYMKSGNGYYLTKQYYVKVTTDSKVENEKLSNGEVLTYHVYDEKVYDKKGEERELKISLQNELEKNQYYLIDWEDRRGIVSKIAKVNQAKIDKGILDKLNANS
- the alo gene encoding anthrolysin O/cereolysin O family cholesterol-dependent cytolysin Alo; this translates as MIFLNIKKNTKRRKFLACLLVSLCTINYSSISFAETQASNATDVTKNASGIDTGIANLKYNNQEVLAVNGDKIESFVPKESINSNGKFVVVEREKKSLTTSPVDISIIDSVVNRTYPGAVQLANKAFADNQPSLLVAKRKPLNISIDLPGMRKENTITVQNPTYGNVAGAVDDLVSTWNEKYSTTHTLPARMQYTESMVYSKSQIASALNVNAKYLDNSLNIDFNAVANGEKKVMVAAYKQIFYTVSAELPNNPSDLFDNSVTFDELTRKGVSNSAPPVMVSNVAYGRTIYVKLETTSKSKDVQAAFKALLKDNSVETSGQYKDIFEESTFTAVVLGGDAKEHNKVVTKDFNEIRNIIKDNAELSLKNPAYPISYTSTFLKDNATAAVHNNTDYIETTTTEYSSAKMTLDHYGAYVAQFDVSWDEFTFDQKGNEVLTHKTWDGSGKDKTAHYSTVIPLPPNSKNIKIVARECTGLAWEWWRTIINEQNVPLTNEIKVSIGGTTLYPTASISH
- a CDS encoding iron ABC transporter ATP-binding protein, encoding MIKIDNVKKFYTDKVKIGPLDIEIPKAGFTSLIGPNGAGKSTTLLMIGRLLDMDEGQIQVANMDVSESKSKDLAKVLTILRQENHFVTRLTVRQLVGFGRFPYSKGRLTKEDEVIISKYIDFLDLTSLENRYLDELSGGQRQRAYVAMVLCQETEYVLLDEPLNNLDVARSVQMMEHLRRAANEFGRTILTVMHDINFAAKYSDKICAMKDGQIAAFGTVEEVMDSTLLTDIFETKIEIINGPYGPIAVY
- a CDS encoding iron chelate uptake ABC transporter family permease subunit, yielding MITLEYRKKENVEIDSSLHNESRSASAFRSKKEARRYWILLITLIALGLLSSYGLLVYNNPVPIDSPSFIPVVKRRIVAIVAMIIAAVCHSLSTVAFQSITNNKIITPSLLGFESLYSAIQTSTVFFFGASALINFNGIGSFLFQVVVMVFMSLILYGWLLSGKYGNLQLMLLVGIIIGTGLNSVSTFMRKLLAPSEFDILQARLFGSVNHADPAYFPIVIPMIIIVAVLIFAHSKNLNVLSLGKDVATSFGVKYQPSVIYTLVLVAILMSISTALIGPLTFYGFLVATLSYQAASTYDHRYIFPMAFAIGFLIMTSAYFLMYHVFHAQGVVSVIIELFGGIIFLTIVLRKRAL
- a CDS encoding ABC transporter permease gives rise to the protein MSKNMISRVENISQPQFYNQNKIWTKPFIIAVIVVIILGIISLFTGVYDIRGQEDGTEMFFITRVPRTAALMLTGAAMAMAGLVMQLITQNRFVEPTTTGTIEWSGLGLLFVYLLFPAPTLVQRMTGAIIFSFIGTMIFFLFLRRVKLRSSLIVPIIGLMLGAVISAVSTFLGLLFQKTQSIETWFVGSFANIQVGRYEYLWLIVIITFLIFMYANRLTLAGLGEDVATSLGVNYNRIVLFGTALISVAVGIVAAVIGHLPFLGLIVPNIVSMFRGDDLRSNLPWVCVIGMGSITACDIISRTIIQPFELPVSLILATVGAVVFITILLSQRKPRRLR
- a CDS encoding siderophore ABC transporter substrate-binding protein, with product MKKSMLLKLVSILAVFTLMLVACSDSSKETSKANNKDNGSDKPKTVEITDAHGTVKVPVNPKNVVALDNRTFETLSDWGIKLAAAPKDIMPADSAYKKDEKVQNIGNHREPNLEIIAAANPELVIVGQRFADHYEEIKKLVPNAAVIDLNFDVSEKATKPGENLVKGLKDSTVTLGKIFNKDKEAKQLVADFDKSIEKAKSAYNGKDKVMSVIVTGGNIGFAAPHSGRVWGPMYEIFGWTPALEVSNSTAGHKGDDVSVEAIAQTNPDWIFVLDRDAATSDAAKSTPAKDVISKSPALQNTTAVSKKQVIYAPEDTYTNESIQTYIELFGNMAKTLAK
- a CDS encoding response regulator transcription factor, which gives rise to MKQVLVIKNERSSAKKIVSGLTQEGYFILKLHNENEGLNIIYEQDWDIIILDWDSLSISGPEICRQIRLVKTTPIIIVTDNISSKDCVAGLQAGADDYIRKPFAKEELVARVQAILRRSDCNQQKEINFFQFKDLFVDASSNIVKKGGKNLSLTKREYDLLVFLIKNKNTILSREMLLNQVWGYNIVVNPNVVDLYIGYVRKKLKCEKKERYIQTIHGRGYSMIE